Within Salvia splendens isolate huo1 chromosome 21, SspV2, whole genome shotgun sequence, the genomic segment GTTATTGCCAAAGGAGACAGCATTCTATTTGGAGTAAATTATGCCTCAGCAGGTGCAGGAATTCTTCGCGACACAGGATATCTATTTGTACTTTACCTTCATCACTACATGCTTATAATTTTATTGCCTAAACACTAGGATAACTTATAAGCTCTTGAGGCATTGCATTTTATAAGTTCTTGAAATATCGTATAAGTTATCTGAAGTAGTAACATGACGAACAGGGGCACATCATCCCTTTCGAAGAACAGATTAACAACCTGAGGAAAACGGTGGATCAACTGAGAGGGAAATTGCATGGGAATGAAGTGAGCAAGTATTTGTCAAATGCATTGGTGTTTGTGGATATTGGAGCAAATGACTACCTCAACAACTACTTCCGACGTAAATATTACCCAAGTAGCCACATCTACAATCTTGAGCAATTCGCTGATCTCCTTATAAACCTCTATAGAAAGCATATATTGGTAACCAGATTATTAGTTTTGGATACAAATTGGAAACTGTTTGGTGAATGCAGGAAATCCAAGGATTAGGGCTAAGGAAGTTCTTGATATTAGAGGCACCACCTATAGGTTGCGGCCCTATAAGAGTTCGCAACATGAAGTGTAACGCCACATTAAATCACGCGGTAGCAATGTTCAATACGCGGCTGAAATCTGTTGTGCATGACCTCGGGTCGATCCACCCTGGATCTGCATTCATTTACGCCCCATCGTCTCAATTGTTTCAAAGCTTGTTCGACTTTGCTGAGGCCTACGGTAATTCTAGATTGATGGCTtggtttaaatattttttttattgtggcaTTAATTAACATATGATGCAGGATTCAAGGTGAAGGACAAAGCTTGTTGTGGGGGCAGTGATAGTTCAAAAAGAACAAAGTCTATGTGTTTTAGAAATACAATACCATGTCCGAATAGAAATGAGTATTTGTACTGGGATGGTGCTCATCCTACTGAGGCTGCCAATCGAATTCTTGCTGCCTACATTCACAACGCTACCTACTTATAATAATAGAGTGGTCGATCGAAATAAAATGTTACAAAGTTGGTTAATTGGTTTAGTTATGTTTTTGTTACTAAGTTGGAGTTGGGAGTGAATGCGTTGGGTCCATCGCACGTGTTTATGTTGATGTAGGCATAATAATTAAGTGAGTATTCCATAAAATGAAAAATCTGAATTATCAACTCTGATGTTGTTTTACTTTGATTAAAATATTTCTGTAACTTATTTGAATAAGATTGTCAtcacatatttatattaattagatATCCATATCCTATATAAGAACTAGGGACTTTTATAACttgttaataattaaaatttttattagtatttagTATTTAGTATTTAGTATTTATACAATATAACATGGTAATTAATTGGGTTTATTGTGGTCAATTTTGTCAAACTATCAGTTAATCTTAATTACgaactactagtattttatcAAACAAATACTAATTTAACAAGTTTTTTTGTATCTCTCACACCAAAAAAGTAGCTATGACAATTAATTGGGGCTAACCAAGAAACCAGAATAAATAAACCACATTACTACTAATTAACATGGTATTTTTCAACAAGGCTACCAACCGCATACTTCTAAAGTCTTATTTACTTTTAATTACTAGACTCTCTGTGCTCATACGAAATAGGAGAATCATTCATGGATGATTCAACCTCAGCCAAAATCAGACCACAATCTGATCTCAACTATACCGACCTTCCTACTCTATCCTAGCTTGAAACAACCACTCTAATTAATACAAACGTGCCACATAAATGATTGAatgataaagaaaataaaaaacctaTAGTTTCTTGAActcaaaatttattataataatcAAATTGACTGCAAAAACAATCAAACCCATTATTTATAATAAGCGGTTTGACAACTCCATGAacttgaaagaaaataaaatgaaattatgggaattcaatttaaatccagaaaataataaaaatactatttcaCCCTTTAAACGATGCCTGATGACCAAATTCCATGATACATCATGGCATAGCGATGACTTAATTCCTCAACTTGTTCCGCAAGCCCaaaacaaatttcaaatcatTCCGAGACAGTTACACGTCTAGTGTCGTCAACATTGTCTACTTGAATTAATTACATCACTAACCTGACTAAACAATCACACTATAAAAACTACATATTCCACTAGCCATGTGTGCCATGCTTAAGTTTTGGATAGTAGATCTAAATCGTAaaacaatttattaataaaaatgtttttgtgACCTTAAAAAGTAATTCCTATGTCCCACTCAAGATTTCcaccttttctttttaatttgtcacattcaagatgtccactttctatatttgaaaataaatccttttttcctctctcctaattaaaatattcaatatttttttctctctacttactcTACCTAACAACTCCTCCTAAAATCATGTGTCACTAAAAAatatggacatcttgagttggacggagggagtactatttccTCAATCCTCATTTTTAGGACTATCCTCATTAATTGTTCATTTTTACCTACCATAGTTGGGTAGGTCATCCATAGATTTACTTGAGCATGGTCAAATGTGCAAAAAAGTCAAAATTGACCTTATTTCTAGGGTTTTTAAATCCTACTCATATTCGGAGACATAGGGTGCGTTTGATTGGTATGATATTATTGTGTATGATAGGGTAGTTGAATAGGGTTTTACATGATGATAGTGTTGATATAGATATATCTCATTCGGATGTTTGGTTGCCCTGATAGTGCACCTCATATAACTTATATGGTTTTTGGTTGGGCTAATACAAAACACTGATAGGTCCGATGATTGACAAATATGCCCTCATACACATTTTGTATTGACCATTTTGTCCTTGGAAACCCTATGTTATACCCAGCCAAATCAAAATGGCGCCCAAATTGAATAGCCACGCGCCTCTCTCACATTTACTTCGACTAGGCAATGTGTGGAATTGATTAACATCCAGCAAATCATATACAAATCGTCGGAGGCGGGAAGAACTACACTAGTAAGTCATCTACCCAACCAACGTAAACCCAGGCTGAATCATCGATTGTAGTCGATCTAAAGTTTCGAATCTGAGTACAACTCGATGAATTTCTATCTCATTCATTCTGGTTGAATTGCAAATTGGTGTACCTTAGGAACGTCCTCTTCACTAGCCATGGATAACCGTTTCAGAATCGAGCTTCCCAAGAGAGTCGAGCTTCCTAGATGGTTCGACCAAGCTGCTTCGAATTTAAGATTTGAATCAACGAACCggcataaatttatcaaattgaTTACAGTGAATTACCTCAAATTGAGAAAACATAGTGGATTACCTTCAATCGACGGCAGCGGAGGTGAACTTTTGTTATGAACTCGTCTGGCTAAATCTTCCATAGAGTTCTACGATAATTTCtatgtttaattcatttccgtTTTTCTATTCGTTGGCTCATGTAGTTATTTCAATTTCTCTTGTGCGTATACACTTATTTGATTGGTTGTCTTATGAATGCATGTGGATTTTAATAGAGTAGTCGAAAAGATGAATAGTTTAATTTGATAGAATataattctaaattaaaaatatgcattCAAATTTAGaactaatatttttttgaaatctGAAAATAAGTGATCACGGATATAGAGAAATACTCCTTTATAAATGAAAACTACTTCTatttagtccgtcccataaaattatgcactttctattttaaaaaacctttttttttaatctctaaTGATGTGTGACATCTTCTCCATCAAACAAAACTTTAAtcgctttttctttctctttttctttctctctcttctttcattcattgtgcattaaaactcgtaccttttaaaaaaattatttttaagggatgaagagagtaaaaattatgttaaatgATGTATTAGATCAAAAtacatttataaacaaaaggaTTTGTACTTGAAATTTTATCTATGATATTAAACTAAAGGTGaggagatttttttttattatttaaaatgaactcctatataagggaggaatagtacaaaggctctggactaaAGGTGAGGAGATTGAAATGAGAGTGTGTGCAAACTTTATACTCCTTCAAGAATTAAAATTTGAACAATTTGGTGACAAGTGTTCCACCTTTTCTTTAAAAACGGAAAGAGAACAAGTAAATTAAAAGAAGAGAGCAAAATTGATGTAAATTAATTTCTCATCGGTTGCCTGGCATGTGGGGTTTAATTATTTAGAAATAGTCAAAAATATAAGTATACGCCCAATAGAAAATTAATTGAAGCCCATTTACCACCATCTTCTTCCACAAATTTCTTGCCGGCGAAACAACTCTACTGTGAATATTTTAAATTCAATGCCGCAGCGCCGGCGACCATAGGTGGGAGGAGGGTTCTAGGGCCGGCCAAGTCCCTGCTCGGGTCTTGGTTTACTCAAACTGTGAACGTAATTAATTTAACTTAATCAAATTCCTAGAatctattattttaatatacaaaaagAAGTCATCGAATTAGATAAATAGTTATTATAATATACAAAAAGAAGTAGAATTAGATTAGAGTAGCAGACCCTACTCATACCACCAAGCGGCATACGAGGCGGCGAACTAAAATGCATTAAACACAGTTTCAATAATttaatacaaatacaattatgcaAACTTTACGCTGCATATTGTAATTTTATAGTAGCTATATTATTCTAGGTTAAAAAGTGGAGGAAAAAGTTAGTTAACACTCAACACTATATAAAGACACACTTGCTAATAATGGATGAAACACACACAACAATGATGATGAAAGTTGCATGTTTGTGGATTTTGATCATTGCTGCTTCTTTGGCAATGGAAGCAAATGGTGATGCTACAAAATATACAGCAATGTACGTATTTGGAGATTCACTAACGGATGCAGGAAACAACAAGTATTTCATCGACAGTTTAGCAAAAGCCGACTACCTTCCTTATGGTATGGATTTTAGTGGAGGGCCTACTGGAAGATTCTCCAATGGAAAAATCCTTGTAGACTTCATTGGTACAGACATATCATTCTAGTActatgatttaatttcattttcatatatctatatataagTGAATAACACCTTTTATTGTATTGCATTGTAATGTATGTATGCATGCATGCAGCGGAAATGGTGGGGCTTCCTCTTCTTCCATCATATGCAGATGTTGTTGCAAAAGGAGAGAGGATTCTATTTGGAGTAAATTATGCCTCGGCTGGTGCAGGAATTCTTCGCGACACAGGATATCTATTTGTAATTTCCCTTCATCACTACTTGCTTACAAGTCTTGAGGCATTGCATTTTATAAGGTCTTGAAATATCGCATAAGTTATCTGAAGCAGTCATACAACGAACAGGGGCGCGTCATCCCTTTCAATGGACAGATTAACAACCTGAGGAAAACGGTCAGTCAGTTGAGAGGGCAACTGCATGGGAATGAAGTGAGCAAGTATTTGGCAAATGCATTGGTGTTTGTGGATCTTGGAGCAAATGACTACCTCAACAACTACTTGCGACCTAAATATTACCCAAGCAGCCACATCTACAATCTTGAGCAATTTGCTGATCTCCTTACAAATCTCTATAGAAGGCATATACTGGTAACCGCGTTTGAATATGTTGAATAATTTGTCTTACTAATTAGTTCCAAATACCAATTGGAAACTTTTTTGTCGATGCAGGAAATCCAAGGTTTAGGGCTGAGGAAGTTCTTGATATTAGAGGCCTCACCTATAGGTTGCTGCCCTATAAGAGTTCACAACATGAAGTGTAACGCCACATTAAATCACATGGTAGCAATGTTCAATACGCGGCTGAAATCTGTTGTGCATGACCTCAGGTCGAACTACCCTGGATCTGCATTCACTTACGTCCCAACGTCTCAACTGTTTCAAAGCTTGTTCGACAACGCTGAGGCCTACGGTATTTCAAGATTGATGACTTGGTTTaaatataaactttttttttatagtacGAGAGTAATTAACATATGATGCATAATGCAGGGTTCAAGGTGAAGGACAAAGCTTGTTGTGGGGGCAGTGCTGGTTCAAATGGAACAAAGCCTGTGTGTTTTAAAAATACAGTACCATGTCGGAATAGAAATGAGTACTTGTTCTGGGATGGTGCTCATCCTACTGAGGCTGGCAACCGAATTGTTGCTGCCCTCATTCGCAACACTACCTCCTTCTATTGATAAATGTCTGCATAATAATCACATTCATCGTTGCTCATATCTCACACTTCACCAATAAGAAATGAATAAGCTTTTCCCAGCTAATGTGTTGGATACTGTCAATGTTTGGTTGACTTCGAGTCAATCCCATAACTTATAAAAATAGTTAATCAAATCACAACTTTTGTACATTTCTTAATTATCCCATGCAATTAATTTTCGACAAAATCTGTCGTAACTTTTGTACTTTTCATCATTATATgttcatcaattaattaataatcatCTAAAACCGACCATTATAATATAGAGCAATGCTAAATTTAACCAAAAATTATGATTCAAATAACAAATTTCTTCAAAATTTCAATTGTACGATACAATTAAGAAATGTGCAAaatttttgatttaattagcTATTACAAGCTACGGGATTGACCAAAACTCAATCAAAATTTTTGTTATAAATAacttttgtactccctccgtcccataaaagatatctcacttttctttttagtttgtcccattaaagatatcatatttcaatttttagaaaaagttcttactcacaataatataaatattatattttatctttcaacttaacacacaaaacaaactcTCCTAaaatcagtggcggatccaagaTTTTCGATTTGGGGGTACGACAAATAATATGACAATTTGAAAATCCAGTCAATCATTTCCATTCTCTTAAATGAATATCTA encodes:
- the LOC121784072 gene encoding GDSL esterase/lipase At5g08460-like; the protein is MMMKVACLWILIIAASLAMEANGDATKYTAMYVFGDSLTDAGNNKYFIDSLAKADYLPYGMDFSGGPTGRFSNGKILVDFIAEMVGLPLLPSYADVVAKGERILFGVNYASAGAGILRDTGYLFGRVIPFNGQINNLRKTVSQLRGQLHGNEVSKYLANALVFVDLGANDYLNNYLRPKYYPSSHIYNLEQFADLLTNLYRRHILEIQGLGLRKFLILEASPIGCCPIRVHNMKCNATLNHMVAMFNTRLKSVVHDLRSNYPGSAFTYVPTSQLFQSLFDNAEAYGFKVKDKACCGGSAGSNGTKPVCFKNTVPCRNRNEYLFWDGAHPTEAGNRIVAALIRNTTSFY